One part of the uncultured Bacteroides sp. genome encodes these proteins:
- a CDS encoding PhoH family protein — MGTKKNFVLDTNVILHDHDCLKNFQENDIYLPIIVLEELDKFKKGSGEINYNAREFVRELDLITDDNLFTKGASLGEGMGKLFILTGGMESETVRKSFPERQADHEILSTADVLAKKYPKTKTILVTKDVNLRMKARSIGVLSEDYITDKVTNVDIFEKANEIYDGISSELIDKIYSTKEGVDISELEIRNVLQPNECFVLKSERNSVLARYNPFTHSVHRVTKAKSYGIEPRNAEQSFAFEILNDPDIKLVALTGKAGTGKTLLALASALSNMNDYKQILLARPIVALSNKDLGFLPGDAAAKVAPYMQPLFDNLNVIKHQFSPTSTELRRLDDMQKSGQLVIEALAFIRGRSLSETYCIIDEAQNLTPHEIKTIITRAGEGTKMVFTGDIQQIDQPYLDSESNGLVYMIDRMKGQNIFAHVNLVKGERSMLSELASNLM; from the coding sequence GTTATTCTTCACGACCATGATTGTTTGAAGAATTTTCAGGAAAATGACATCTACCTTCCTATTATTGTCTTAGAGGAATTAGATAAATTTAAAAAGGGAAGTGGGGAAATAAATTATAATGCACGGGAGTTTGTTCGCGAACTTGATTTGATTACTGACGATAACCTTTTCACTAAGGGAGCATCGTTGGGTGAAGGTATGGGAAAGCTCTTTATACTCACCGGAGGGATGGAGTCCGAAACAGTACGAAAATCTTTTCCGGAGCGTCAGGCCGACCATGAAATTCTCTCCACGGCAGATGTTCTTGCAAAGAAATATCCAAAAACTAAGACTATTCTGGTTACTAAGGATGTGAATTTACGTATGAAGGCCCGTTCCATAGGAGTGCTGTCTGAAGATTATATTACCGACAAGGTTACCAATGTGGATATCTTTGAGAAGGCCAATGAAATCTATGACGGAATATCCTCCGAACTCATAGATAAAATTTATTCGACCAAAGAAGGAGTAGATATTAGTGAGTTAGAAATAAGAAATGTTTTGCAGCCTAATGAGTGCTTTGTTCTGAAGAGCGAACGCAACAGTGTGTTGGCAAGATATAATCCGTTTACTCATAGTGTACACAGAGTAACTAAAGCAAAAAGCTATGGAATAGAACCACGTAACGCCGAACAGAGCTTTGCTTTCGAGATTCTGAATGATCCCGATATTAAGCTTGTTGCTCTAACCGGAAAGGCTGGAACCGGTAAAACCTTGCTTGCCCTTGCATCTGCATTAAGCAATATGAACGATTACAAGCAAATACTATTGGCTCGTCCTATTGTGGCTCTTTCCAATAAAGACCTGGGCTTTCTTCCCGGAGATGCAGCTGCCAAAGTTGCACCCTACATGCAACCTCTTTTCGATAACCTGAACGTTATCAAACACCAGTTTTCTCCAACATCAACAGAGTTGAGACGTCTGGACGATATGCAGAAAAGTGGTCAGCTGGTTATCGAGGCACTGGCCTTTATCCGCGGACGAAGCTTGTCGGAAACTTATTGCATTATAGATGAGGCTCAGAACCTTACTCCTCACGAGATTAAAACAATTATTACCCGTGCCGGAGAAGGAACGAAAATGGTCTTCACCGGAGATATCCAACAGATTGACCAACCTTATCTGGATAGCGAGTCTAATGGCTTAGTCTACATGATTGACCGCATGAAGGGCCAGAATATCTTTGCTCATGTTAATCTGGTAAAAGGAGAACGTAGTATGCTGAGTGAGTTGGCTAGTAATTTGATGTAG